ATAGTCCTGTCAAGTTTTTCTTGTGGCTAAACGATGAAGTGATTTGTTGTGTGCACAGGGATGTTTGGAACTCTTAGCTAGAAGCGGTGTACAGATAAAGGGGCAAAGAGCAGTTGTTGTAGGTCGGAGTAATATTGTTGGTTTACCCGTTTCACTTCTACTGCTCAAGGCTGATGCTACTGTCACGATTGCACATTCTCACACCAAGGATCCTGAGGCTATCATCCGGGAAGCTGACATTGTTATTGCTGCATGCGGACAAGCCCACATGGTGATTTCACACTTTTTCATTGTCTATTTATATCAAAATCTAATCTACCTCAATGTAGATTAATGGGAATAGTTTTATCAATTCTTAAACACTCTCGTCTTCACTTTTCAGATTAAGGGCGACTGGATAAAGCCAGGTGCTGCGGTAATTGATGTTGGAACTAACGCAGTCAGCGACCCAAGTAAGAAATCAGGATACCGGTTGGTTGGAGATGTTGATTTCGCAGAAGCTTCTAAAGTTGCAGGTTTTATTACGCCTGTCCCTGGTGGTGTTGGCCCAATGACAGTTGCAATGCTTCTCAGAAACACAGTAGACGGTGCCAAGCGGGTCTTTGGCCAGTAAATTAGCCCACTGTTTGTAATAAAACCGGAGTTTCTCCATTCTGTAATTGTGTACTTGGCTTCATGACATTTCTCCTCTCAAATAAATTGAAATTGACATTGTCTTTGGATTACTTTATGTCACTTTGCAAGTAAGTTTATTTCCCGAAAATCAATACAACATGAGGGTGGCATCATGTGACTCAAAAGCCTGATGCTTCCATCCCTAAGTTTCTTATCCGCAGTGACTCAAGATCATGCATGATATACATTGAAAATCTTAAGCGTAAGTGATTACCTTTCAGTAAGAGTTTTAACACAATGAATATCAAGTCAAAAACAAGCTCAAGGTATGGCAAACTTCTAATAACATGGGATGCTACAAGCGAAATTAAAGCTCTCATCCAATGTAGACGCTCTTGGTCTTATCTGAATAGTTTACAGTACCACGACAATGGTAGAAGCCTTTGATATTAACTTTTCATGCTTTCTGCAGTTGAAAAAAGAGCATGCTTTGTAAGTAAAAACGACTCATgcaagagaaaaaggagaataaTGGTATCTAAAAATTGTGAAAGCTAAACCTGCACTGGGAGATACAGCTTGAATTCCGGAGGAAGCTCCTCTTCTGAGTAGAGACGGTCAGCAAAATATATGCGCCTGAGGCGGCAGTTGGCATGAATCTGAACTCGCAATGTCTCAGCATAATTAGTCCCATAAGCTCTCCTAGTAAGATCAGCTAAGTTAAGCTGGATTTGATTCCAACCTTCGTCCATCTTGAGTGGCATTGTGCAAATATATGGCTTTACTCTAGTGACagcctacaaaaaaaaattacaataggGAACATCAATACTAGCGCATAGGATATTAGAATACATAACATGCAGCGAATCTAATGTAGTGACAACAACTTATATCTAATAGAGTTTCACATCCTGCAAGCTTATCCAAAGATTAGGTGATTGGTATCTTTCTGAGAAAGACAGCAATTAAGCTATAAACTAAAAACTAACAAGAAGCTACCTACTAATCTAATTGACATAAACTAAGACATTGATTAGAAATTGCTTGAAGAAAATAGCAGAGCATCGAAACTACAGTAGGAGGCTTCCTGCTCAGATTAAATTCAGATAAAGTAGTGAAGAAGACTGAAAAAGCAAAGGGAAAGACATACAGACTTGAAAGTTAGAAGCTCTGAAACGGCGGCGCACATTCTTGTCATCAAGAATCTGAATCTCGAATGAGAAATACTTCTTCATATTCTTCACTACCAAGACCAAAAAGGGAAGTTTGATACCAAGGGTAGCGGAGAGATCAGCAGGACATGTAATGTATGTAGACTGGATGTTAGATCCAACTACTTCAAGCACATTGGATTGAATGTCATCATCATGGCAACGCTTCACATGTCCATCCACAACTatcaatcaaaagaaagatactttagctaaaccctaaaattgatcATAGAACTTGGCATCAATAATTTTTGTAACCCAAAGTTCAAGGCTTTGAATCCATTACAGCTGACTAAGAACAAAAACCACAATACCTAAGATTCAATTACGtacaaaaaattagaaaacataaactcaccttCTTTATCCCATATCTGAAGAGGCTTgcttctgcaaaaaaaaaaaaaaatcaaaatcaaaatccatcCATTATTAAGAACATATCAACCTATTTCGAATAAATTCAAGGGTAAGAAAAGCATACCCTAGACTGTACAAAATAGAGAGGAACCCAGACTGAAACGTGTTCTTGAACATCTTCCTGCTTCTTCTCCGACTCCGACAAGACGAAGCTCGTAGACTCGTCAAGTATTATAATGTTAAGGTTTCAGTGGGCcgtaatgaaataaaaatttctgcaaccaaattatttgtttttaaaggcCTCGGCCCATTAGTCCATCCGCTACACTCTTTTTGAGTGAAAAAGCATTAGATGCCATTTATATCCAATATAATATGCGGTTCAGAAACGTGGAATTCCACCCGCTAATCACATGCCACGTGTCTTGTTCTCCACAAAGAAAGTGCCACGTGGGAACTAGATATCAGCCAAAGAAAGACACGTCTCGGTGCGGGAATGACTAGTTTATCCTCTTAACAACCGCGTTATCCTCTCACTAATAAAGAAGGTTATTTTCGGAATGACACAAAAGTAGGGGTCATAAAATTCCGCAacttgcatagttttttaatttttccattGCCGACTTTGGAGACAATAAAAGATATGATCGTACACGTGGACCAATGAGAAGAGTGCTTTAGATGGAGGAAAGATCTGAGCCACAAATCTCGTCTATGAATTCTGAGCCACGAAAACAAGATCTACCTCACGCGCCATTTTTTACTCACGCGCTTCTCCCTTACTTGTGTTGTGTGTGCTGCCCATCTTTTCTCTTACCTCCTCGGAAGTTGAAGcaattacaaacaaaacaaaaaacacaattcgtcttctttctctctctctttggtcTTGTTATTACTACTATTTTGCTTACAGTTGAAGAATCAAAAAGCTTTCTCTTGATCTTTGAACCAATCATCTAATAGTTTTCTGATCGTTATTCTCTATAAAgtaagtttcttttctttttcttgtttagatTTGAATCAATCCATAAGAGATTTTGGGATTTGTTCTGAAAGTAGTgagcttttgatttttgttgtcaATCAGGTTTGATAGATCGATCGATTTGAGTGATTATGGATTGTTATGCTGAAAGGAATTTTGAAGAGCTTGTTGTGCCTAGTTATcaagagtcatcatcatcagagacATACCCATCTACTGGTATGTGGGGTGGTGGATGGAGCATGAGCTCTCCTCAAGCTGCTGCTCAGAAATGTTTCGATTACGATGGTTTTAATGGAGAAGGTTTGATGTATAGTCAGATGGGTATTAGGacgagtgaagaagaagaagagtctaaGAGATCAAAGGCTTTCTATGGTGCTTCTTCACTTCATGATTTCGAAGGAATCGAACACATGGATGATATGTTCTTGTACGTCCcctcaaattctttttttacttaACCATCTTCCtacttttgttgtgtgttttccgatctaattgtttttgtttttctcttacTGAAGAAGTTCAATTTTGGAGGATGTTCCagaggatgatggagatgtACATCGAGCaaccagcagcaacaacagtGTTGGTTCTTCTTCTATGTATGGTGGTAGGGAAGTCCCTATGTTCCATTGTCATATTGTTCTTACATGGTGTGTTACAGTTTATCTATTTGTTGCTGAATCTGTGGTGGTTTCTTGTAAGTTTAGAGATTCtgattattaatcttttttgtttctggttGAAGGAGGAAGCTCCATTTACAATCTCGGATCTGTCTGAAGACAACAACATGTTAGATTCAAACTATGGTGATGATCTGTCTTCCGAAGAACTCGTGTTGCAGGATCTACAAAGGGCTTCACAAAAGGTGAGTTACCGACGATTTTGCCTACAACCTTACATTTGATATTCCAGTCATTGGACTTGCTTTGTAGGTTTTGtcttaaaaataaacttttttgcTCTCTAGTTGACTGATGAGACACGCAAATGTTTCCGGGATACCTTTTACCGACTTGCAAGGAGTTCACAAGATAAATCGGATTCAGTCAGCACTAACTCAGATGAGCTGCTTATGCAAACGTCCAGATATGATTATGGTGATGGAAACAGGTACAGGTCTTATCTTCTTTTCTGATCTAAGTATTCATAGGATCAAAGTCTATATTTTCTTCTGGATCTATAGATTCCTAAGATAATAGTTTGCTCAAATAAAAGATTCCTATGATATAATACTGATCAAAGTGACAGTTATTTGATTGCAGGTtgagtagagaagaagagatagaaTCTGAAACGAATTCAATTGATAGAGCCATTGCAAACCTCACATTCAACAAAATGGAATCCAACATAAGCAATTTTCCTCTACCGGAAAGAGTTCAGTAGGTGCCGCTGATCAAGATCAACGATTGGCCCCTCATCACCCTCCTATGAAGTCTTCTGTTACCATACGTGtataaatatgtgtatatatagatgctTATTGTTGCAAGCTTCAGTTTTGATCTGTCAAAAGAATCTGGTCCCTTTTAATTCCTGCAGTCTGGTTCCTACAAACAATGCCTAATGGCTTTAAGACTTCTCAATATGAATAAGAGCATCACGTTTCAGTGTAAACCTAAGCATTTACTCAACCATAACCCGTTTAAATACTGGAAATATATTGAATGAACAATCaggaaaattttgtgttttgtaagaTTCgagcaaacccaaaaaaaaaagcaaattactGTGTAAAACAGGAAGCAGGAGGAGCCAATGAAAATTTCCATGTGACATAACAGTTTGGCTCAGAGCAAAACCCTACGCCTGTATTAAAAAGGTCAAAAGCCAATGCGATCATCTAATTTTTACTGCCTCCACTTCATAGACAAGCCACGCATTCTTAGGCACCTGTTCCTTCAGTCCCTTTTTTGAGTACCTGTGGTTATCACATCCAGAGCAAGAGACACAACTCAGGTAGGTAAACTCCGTTTAATTATGCTGAGATTAATCATATAGACACGGTTAACAAAAACCATTATGACATACCCGAGGGATGGCGGAATTATGAGTCTTCTCTTATCTCCAACTCGCATCCCTGAGAATTAGAATATGCAGCAGTATTCTTTAAAAGGTACCTAAACTTGTGAATTTAAGTTGAAATTATCTATGTGTTAAGCCACTATACCTTCAACACCAATGCTGAGACCTTCTATGACATTTTCTTTACCTGCATGCAGCATTATAATTAATGATAAACAAAAGCTAATTGTGTTCGAGGATTGGAGAAACAGCAATTATAATGAGTATTCTACGATCTAAGAAATCTTTACCTAAGCGGAATCTTAGTGGAGCTTCTCCCAAGTTTGATTCAAACAATTTCCCGGTGTCTTTCAACTTGCCAGTATAGAGTATACTGACCTGAAACAACCATCAATCGTCTTAAAGAACTCCCACCTAATGGTGCTGGTAATTGAGACAGCATCAAGATAGCACACGACGAAGACGTagataaaaatgtcaaaactaCTTACCTTTTTCCCTTTAACAGCTGCTTTTCCATCTAACGATCCTTTTTCAATCTCTTCAATGGTCACTTCAGGTTCTTTCTCAATGTTCCTATTCATTATGGAAAATACAATTTATAGGACTAGTTTATATGCTAAATAccaataaacacacaaaattgtATCCACTCAAACTGAAAAGGAAAACTAAACGAGACAACTCTAGCATAAAATCTCAGGAATCTTGTTTCTAGTCATTTCTTAGCATCAGCTTCTTTCTCGGAGTTCCTATTTGTTAGGGAAAATACAATTTATACGACTAGTATCCACTCAAACCCAATAGAATAACTAAGAGAGATAACTTTGGCAGAAGCTTGTCTCAGGAAGCACTAATTCATCAGACCATTGCCTTATATTCGCAGAtacttatatttatttctaCCATAAGTTAAACTGAAGTTTCTACCCAAGTAACAAGGTAAGACTCACTTGTCGATagcttgtttcttcttcttagaacATTCAACTAGATTTTCTGGGGCATCTGTAGTCTCCTCTCTCCTATcccttttcctctttttctttgataGAATTGCCTCATCATTCTGAGAGGGTAATACATCACTTGATGATTTGATCCCCCTGTCATGTGCGAGAGATGATGATATGTTAATTGCAGTTTAAACAGGGAGCTTTAATACCAATTGAGGAAATATGTGCATTTAACAATGATACCAACTTTCTAATAATTGGGGATAAACCATTTGTATACAAAACGTCAACTTCTGAAGAATATGAGTAACATTATCACTTCCACTAGATAAGAACCACCCAGTAAGAACACTTGACCAATCATTTAACACCGACGACTATTTAAAGTGTATAATCACGTTAAATGTCGATCTACTTATATAATATccgaacaacaacaaccaatataATATccgaacaacaacaaccaaaaaaccaTTCTGGCATTTCAATTAAACGTAGCATCTTGCACAATCCGGAACAGCTAGAAGgtaacattataaatttatatgttcAGTAGTATGGTACCACTTACTTGTCAGTAGATGGCTTCTCATTCTGAAGAATTTTAGGCATATTTTTCTCCTCTCCTTCATCTAAGTTAATTGTAGCTGAACTCTTggacctttctttgtttctttttttcttcgaaAGAATTTCACACCCTTTCAGAACGGGAGAAAGATTAACATCACCCAATGTTTTATCCTCCCTGGCATATTAAACAAATTAGATTTGTAGAAGGTTAAAACTTGGTCTATAGAGGATGAAACTTACTTACCTTTTATCCAGAGTCATGCGAGTATCAGCTCTTGCTTCTGATGTCTTCTCACACTTGGCATTAGACTCAACATTTTCCAAAGTCGAACTTCGTGCCTTCGACCTCGTAACCCTTGAAGGCAGAGGACTATCTGAAGAAAGAACCTTCGGGATCTTGTGCTCATTGCCATTATTAAGTATTTCTACAGAATCCTCATTGCTAGAATCATCATCTCTAGCCGAGGTTTCATCCGATTCTGAATTAGAGACTTGAAACTTCTTCATTAGTCTTCTaccttttccatttttcttcttgtcttttgttttaGCTGCCATCTCCTTAATAGATACTGGAAAGGAGACAATATTACGAAGAAATGGACTTAAAGTATCAGAAATAATTAAAGTGCAAATGCCTAATCTAATTTCATGTAAAACCCACGAGATGCAGATGAATACAAGCACCAAAGACACTAATAAAGACATTCACACTAAACGAAAACTTAACTCTCAAAGTCCCATGCAACTATAGTCTAGGAAAAGGTTGCAGAACAATATCCATATAGAAACTGAAAAGGTTATGAATGTGTGACTGCAAAATAACAAGTCAAGCAAAGTAAAGAACTCTGAAGATACAACTATCAATTCAAGCTTAACTCCACAAAGCAAACATAACATACAATTCAAAGTTAGAAGACACCGTAAAACAAGATGGGGAATGGCAtactttcatcatcatcagaactaGACACACGTGAACCACGGCCACAGGGTTCGTCATCATTTATGAAACTATCACTGTAGTCATAATCATCACTGCTACCTTTCTCCATGTCAGTGTCAACAATGTCTACTCCATATGACTCCCTTTTGATTAAGTCAAGGATACAAATAACAATCTACAAAACCAATAATCCATATTTTACTTTAATCTATAAGTTCGATAAGAGGATACGATTCACTATCATTTAGCCTAAAACTAGCACTCTTCCCCAGGAAGTAGCCAGTGAGGTGAATGCTCCGAGGTCCGATGACAGAGAAGATAACTTCATCAGCTTCTTCAAACTCCAGATTCAGTTGGCAAGTATCAACCTTTTCAGGAGTCAAGACGCATAAGAAGAGGGGACTCTTGTTCCCAACGATACACTGAAGAATACTTCTGTTTGTTGCACTGCCAAGCCCCAATGTCGCCTAAACCAAATACAACCAAGGATCAGCcaagtaaatgaaaaaaaagccACTAAATTGAAGTAATAAAGTTACAAAACCAATTCGCCTAATACTCCACTATAAAGTTGCATATCAATCTCCCTAACCTAATTGATCAAAACAAGCGTCCAAAGTAGAAAGTCTGAAAAGCTAATTAAGGGTGGAATAAATAAGATTAAGGACCTGGGAAAGGTGAAGTCTTCTGATTCCTGTTGATTCATTAGCCTTAAGAGTGAAAGCTTTTGATGGCTTCACTTCAACTcctgcaaacacacacacaaatcatTCATCAACGCCCAACTCCATggaattatttataaaaaaattaggtcTTTTTACTCAATCCGTGATTGTAAAAAACCAAAGGAAGCAGTGAACCCACCCCAGAAAGCCATGGAATTTGGTCAAAGAATTAAGGAGAAtcgtaaaagagagagagagagagagatagacaaAGAGACTGTAACGCCGACCCTTTGGGTTTCTGTTTCTCCGTTCTGTAATAACGAGAGGTTTTTGTTTGGCTTGAGGGTTTTATTTCTTTGCCGCCCTTATTTATTGTTAATGCCCCATTGTGTTTtaagaagaatattttttttttaatttgacacaaacataaaaaaaaaaaaaaagtaacgtTTCAAAAAATCGATTTTATGTCTAAAAAAGCATATCGAAAATTTATGTCAAAAAAGAATCgaaacttaaaattttgttttataatcatTGTAAAAGATCACATAATTAATCTTGTTACATGTTCGCAAGGCGTTATTATGATGTCAAGTTCGATTTCAGTCTTGTTACATGTTGCAAGTTCTCTAGTTAACAACTTCCAAACATGATTTCAATCCTAAATAGGTTTCAACAGTGCCGGCTTAAACATATTACGTGTCtctgggcaaaaaaaaaaaaaatgcccctTAACCTATAGAAaaatttactgatttttttttaaaagtctttttggttcatataatttttttttgtgcccacttttagcttacaaattttttttttgtgcccttttaaattaaaaatatattttttgtgccTCTTTAacttacagaaaaaaaaaatttgtgcaCCTTTTCTGATACGTTTATACCTCTTTAATCTATGTACCCGGGGCGGTCACACTGCCCGCCCTCCCTGTTAAGCCGGCACTGGGTTTCAGTTACATTGTCTTAGGAAAACGCACTCGTCTTCAACTTGACTGTgaagaaaaacataacaaaaatcaCATTGTATCAAATTTTGCTTGAACATTCATTGTCTTTAGCTACCACCAATACCATAGCGATCCAGAATTTGAA
The Camelina sativa cultivar DH55 chromosome 15, Cs, whole genome shotgun sequence DNA segment above includes these coding regions:
- the LOC104745447 gene encoding cilia- and flagella-associated protein 20, with the protein product MFKNTFQSGFLSILYSLGSKPLQIWDKEVVDGHVKRCHDDDIQSNVLEVVGSNIQSTYITCPADLSATLGIKLPFLVLVVKNMKKYFSFEIQILDDKNVRRRFRASNFQAVTRVKPYICTMPLKMDEGWNQIQLNLADLTRRAYGTNYAETLRVQIHANCRLRRIYFADRLYSEEELPPEFKLYLPVQKA
- the LOC104745450 gene encoding protein LNK3-like isoform X4, whose protein sequence is MDCYAERNFEELVVPSYQESSSSETYPSTGMWGGGWSMSSPQAAAQKCFDYDGFNGEGLMYSQMGIRTSEEEEESKRSKAFYGASSLHDFEGIEHMDDMFLSSILEDVPEDDGDVHRATSSNNSVGSSSMYGGREVPMFHCHIVLTWRKLHLQSRICLKTTTC
- the LOC104745450 gene encoding protein LNK3-like isoform X3; the encoded protein is MDCYAERNFEELVVPSYQESSSSETYPSTGMWGGGWSMSSPQAAAQKCFDYDGFNGEGLMYSQMGIRTSEEEEESKRSKAFYGASSLHDFEGIEHMDDMFLSSILEDVPEDDGDVHRATSSNNSVGSSSMYGGREVPMFHCHIVLTWCVTVYLFVAESVVVSCKFRDSDY
- the LOC104745450 gene encoding uncharacterized protein LOC104745450 isoform X2, yielding MVLLHFMISKESNTWMICSFQFWRMFQRMMEMYIEQPAATTVLVLLLCMVVGKSLCSIVILFLHGVLQFIYLLLNLWWFLVSLEILIINLFCFWLKEEAPFTISDLSEDNNMLDSNYGDDLSSEELVLQDLQRASQKLTDETRKCFRDTFYRLARSSQDKSDSVSTNSDELLMQTSRYDYGDGNSYLIAG
- the LOC104745450 gene encoding protein LNK3-like isoform X1; the protein is MVLLHFMISKESNTWMICSFQFWRMFQRMMEMYIEQPAATTVLVLLLCMVVGKSLCSIVILFLHGVLQFIYLLLNLWWFLVSLEILIINLFCFWLKEEAPFTISDLSEDNNMLDSNYGDDLSSEELVLQDLQRASQKLTDETRKCFRDTFYRLARSSQDKSDSVSTNSDELLMQTSRYDYGDGNRLSREEEIESETNSIDRAIANLTFNKMESNISNFPLPERVQ
- the LOC104745449 gene encoding peptidyl-prolyl cis-trans isomerase FKBP43-like isoform X1, translated to MAFWGVEVKPSKAFTLKANESTGIRRLHLSQATLGLGSATNRSILQCIVGNKSPLFLCVLTPEKVDTCQLNLEFEEADEVIFSVIGPRSIHLTGYFLGKSASFRLNDSESESYGVDIVDTDMEKGSSDDYDYSDSFINDDEPCGRGSRVSSSDDDEISIKEMAAKTKDKKKNGKGRRLMKKFQVSNSESDETSARDDDSSNEDSVEILNNGNEHKIPKVLSSDSPLPSRVTRSKARSSTLENVESNAKCEKTSEARADTRMTLDKREDKTLGDVNLSPVLKGCEILSKKKRNKERSKSSATINLDEGEEKNMPKILQNEKPSTDKGIKSSSDVLPSQNDEAILSKKKRKRDRREETTDAPENLVECSKKKKQAIDKNIEKEPEVTIEEIEKGSLDGKAAVKGKKVSILYTGKLKDTGKLFESNLGEAPLRFRLGKENVIEGLSIGVEGMRVGDKRRLIIPPSLGYSKKGLKEQVPKNAWLVYEVEAVKIR
- the LOC104745449 gene encoding peptidyl-prolyl cis-trans isomerase FKBP43-like isoform X2, producing MAFWGVEVKPSKAFTLKANESTGIRRLHLSQATLGLGSATNRSILQCIVGNKSPLFLCVLTPEKVDTCQLNLEFEEADEVIFSVIGPRSIHLTGYFLGKSASFRLNDSESESYGVDIVDTDMEKGSSDDYDYSDSFINDDEPCGRGSRVSSSDDDEISIKEMAAKTKDKKKNGKGRRLMKKFQVSNSESDETSARDDDSSNEDSVEILNNGNEHKIPKVLSSDSPLPSRVTRSKARSSTLENVESNAKCEKTSEARADTRMTLDKREDKTLGDVNLSPVLKGCEILSKKKRNKERSKSSATINLDEGEEKNMPKILQNEKPSTDKGIKSSSDVLPSQNDEAILSKKKRKRDRREETTDAPENLVECSKKKKQAIDKNIEKEPEVTIEEIEKGSLDGKAAVKGKKHH